ACAACGAAATTTCGGGAAAGAGAGTCGTCTCAAAAGCGGCAACCATTAATTGAAGAGCCGTTCAAGTAAGTGTATGGCAACGGACTCCGAGCGAATTCAACGCCATCTCGAGGACGAACTCGGGGAGTGCCGGGTCGAGGACGTGGAGACACGACTCTCGGAACTCGACATGCTCCAGTCCGCAGCCCGGAGCGAGCGCGTGGAGGCCGATCTCTCCGTGCTCTCGACGCTGGGCAACGAGACGCGCTATCGACTCGTGCGCGTGCTGGCCGACGCGGACGGGGAACTCTGTGTCTGTGAACTCAACGCGGTCGTCGACGTGAGCGAGAGTGCGATCAGCCACGCGCTCTCGGACCTGCGCGAGGCGGGGCTCGTGACTCGCCGCAAGGACGGTCGCTGGCGGAAGTACGAGGCCACCCCGGTCGCGTCCACCATCATCGACGCCCTGGACGAGGTCCACGACGATGAGTGAAACCGAATCGGGATCGCTTGACTTCCTGGATAAGTACCTGACCGTCTGGATCTTCGGCGCGATGGCCATCGGCGTCGGACTGGGCTATATCGCTCCGGGAATCACCCAACCGATTCAGGATCTCCGTCTCGTGCCGATCGGCCTCGTCCTGATGATGTATCCGCCACTGGCGAAGGTCAACTACGGCCAGTTACCACGAGTGTTCGCCCAGTGGCGGGTGCTCGGATTGAGCCTGCTCCAGAACTGGCTGATCGGCCCGACGCTGATGGTCGTACTGGCTCTGGTCTTCTTCGGCGGGATCGTTCCCGGTCTGCCGGCCCGCCCCGAGTTCTTCCTCGGACTGGTGTTCATCGGAATGGCCCGGTGTATCGCGATGGTGCTGGTCTGGAACGACCTCGCCGAGGGGTCGAGTGAGTACGCCGCCGGCCTGGTCGCCTTTAACAGCGTCTTCCAGATCCTGACCTACGGGGTGTACATCACCGTTTTCGCGCTCTTCCTGCCCGACGCACTCGGACTGGAAGAACTGACCGCCGGGATCGCGGCGTTCAACGTTTCCCCCGCGCAGGTCTTCGAGGCCATCGCCATCTTCCTCGGGATCCCGTTCGCCGCGGGGATCCTCTCGCGATACGTGGGGACACGAACCAGGGGTGTCGAGTGGTACGAGGAAAAATTCGTCCCGAGGATCGACCCGCTGACCCTCGTGGCGTTGCTCTTTACCGTGATCGTCATGTTCGCGATGCAGGGCGAGCGGATCGTCGGCCAGCCCACCGACGTGCTCCTGATCGCGGTCCCGCTGACGATCTACTTCGTCGTCCAGTTCTTCCTGGGGTTCGGAATGGGCCACTGGATCGGCGCGGACTACTCGACGACGACCGCGATCGGGTTCACCGCGGCCTCGAACAACTTCGAACTCGCGATCGCCGTCGCAGTCGCCGTGTTCGGCGTCGGCTCCGGGGTCGCCTTCACGACCGTCATCGGTCCGCTGATCGAGGTGCCCGTGTTGCTCTCGCTCGTGTACGTCGCACTGTGGTTCCAGCGCAACGTGGACTGGCGCGGCCACACCACGGGGCAACTCGATAGCACGACCCCCGCGGGTGCGACCGGGAGCGATGGGGAACCGATCACGGAAAAGGATTGATCTCGGCTGCGGCGGTCAGACGCGTCTCCGATGGTGCCCCCTGTGATCACCCCGGTCTCACCGGTGGGAAGCCAGTTCTGATTTCGGTTGCCCGATATGCCAGCGAACCGCGATTTTGGCCGTGTTCCCGAGTGATACGTCAAAATGTGACAACTCCTGCGGGGTCACTCGTATCGAACACGAGCGGACTTGGACCGGTCCTCTCCAGGCCAGAGGAGGGTGTAGTTCACCTGTTCCACAGGATTGGCTGCAGACCCCATCTGATACGTCCGGCCCCTGACGGCCCAGGATCTGGATTCACCTGGCGGGATTCGCTGCGAGACGAGGGTGACAAGCCGGTCGGTCGTGACGCCGTCTCCATCGATCGCACCCCAGAACTGTCCGGGATGGGAGCCTTCGTTTCGAACCGTCAACGCGAATTCCGGGTCGGTATCGGGAGAGACCGTTTCCGGGACGACCCATTCCTCGACGGTGAACTCCGGAATTGGGTTGGCAAGTCGTGTCCGAACCGCTTCGGCTGGACTCCACTCCCCGCCCGGCCAGGAGAGTACGGCGCCACTCGTGGCACCCGTCTCCGGTAGCTGAAACGCGATCCACCCATCGGTGCTTTCGTCGTCCCAGTAGCGCTCTTTTCCTGTGGTGTCCGGGTAGCCCCTCCCCGACCCCTCACTACGGTGAAACGGTGGGCGGTTCCACTCCGTTTTCGGGGAATACACGTCGCCAGCGAAGTGAAACTGGAAGTCCGTGATCGATGGGCTCGTTCCGGAGTCGACGTTCACGTCCAAGAAGAGGTACTGGGAGTCGGGCGTGAACGTGATCTCGTAGGCATCTTCG
This region of Halodesulfurarchaeum sp. HSR-GB genomic DNA includes:
- a CDS encoding metalloregulator ArsR/SmtB family transcription factor, which translates into the protein MATDSERIQRHLEDELGECRVEDVETRLSELDMLQSAARSERVEADLSVLSTLGNETRYRLVRVLADADGELCVCELNAVVDVSESAISHALSDLREAGLVTRRKDGRWRKYEATPVASTIIDALDEVHDDE
- the arsB gene encoding ACR3 family arsenite efflux transporter, whose translation is MSETESGSLDFLDKYLTVWIFGAMAIGVGLGYIAPGITQPIQDLRLVPIGLVLMMYPPLAKVNYGQLPRVFAQWRVLGLSLLQNWLIGPTLMVVLALVFFGGIVPGLPARPEFFLGLVFIGMARCIAMVLVWNDLAEGSSEYAAGLVAFNSVFQILTYGVYITVFALFLPDALGLEELTAGIAAFNVSPAQVFEAIAIFLGIPFAAGILSRYVGTRTRGVEWYEEKFVPRIDPLTLVALLFTVIVMFAMQGERIVGQPTDVLLIAVPLTIYFVVQFFLGFGMGHWIGADYSTTTAIGFTAASNNFELAIAVAVAVFGVGSGVAFTTVIGPLIEVPVLLSLVYVALWFQRNVDWRGHTTGQLDSTTPAGATGSDGEPITEKD